A region from the Benincasa hispida cultivar B227 chromosome 8, ASM972705v1, whole genome shotgun sequence genome encodes:
- the LOC120083562 gene encoding heavy metal-associated isoprenylated plant protein 28-like isoform X1 yields MVNIGFKAFSEVHSCEKVTEMRVHMDCPGCEKQIRKALENLEGVDDVIIDLSTQKVTVMGWAKQKKILKAVRRNGRTAELWPYPYNPQYHGFLHHYQHYLNSPQHHHQPQPQPQPQPQAKPIITYNSLSSSSSSHKHKMSPIHEYAGSYNYSGGGAEYGYYQEPPFTTIDEEASAMFSDENPHSCAVM; encoded by the exons ATGGTCAATATAGGCTTCAAAGCATTCAGTGAGGTCCATTCTTGTGAGAAG GTGACAGAGATGAGAGTTCACATGGACTGTCCCGGGTGTgaaaaacaaataagaaaagCCCTGGAAAATCTAGAAG GTGTGGATGATGTGATAATAGATTTGAGCACACAGAAGGTGACTGTGATGGGATGGGCAAAGCAAAAGAAGATTCTGAAGGCAGTGCGGCGGAATGGGCGGACGGCGGAACTGTGGCCATACCCTTACAACCCCCAATACCATGGCTTCCTCCACCACTACCAGCATTACCTCAACTCTCCTCAGCATCACCATCAGCCGCAGCCGCAGCCGCAGCCTCAGCCTCAAGCTAAACCAATCATCACCTACAATTCActgtcatcttcttcttcctcgcaCAAGCACAAGATGAGTCCGATACATGAGTATGCCGGTAGCTACAACTACAGCGGCGGTGGTGCTGAATATGGCTATTATCAAGAGCCACCCTTTACAACGATTGATGAAGAAGCTAGTGCCATGTTTAGTGATGAGAACCCACATTCTTGTGCTGTCATGTGA
- the LOC120082518 gene encoding plant-specific TFIIB-related protein PTF2 has translation MSGSCKNCHSRSLFRDDVSGNLICSSCGIVQEFDNYEAQLSGINGPLGTFVRVGTSGSGSVLNYKDKKIFEAQKIIEDITFRLGFSASKSNDVRILVSTITEGEYGLGDWFPILVGACAYVSMRKDNRPLPMSEVASAVECDLHELGRMVIRVVDFLDLKGPEFPVFDIVGSLERATRNSPSFSRVDADILERIVKQGIFLLQCAMKWFLTTGRQPLPMVAAVLVLVSKLNEVDVSIDNVAMEVHAKVSTCKKRYRELLEALVKVGKKLPWGKDITTKNIVKNAPFVIQYMELKSMSNASGKGKDLENVGVDLQSAVSECLRKELEYESEVNNLEDDSQYFELQGSSWRDESSCDNGNRLNISHECLSLIYHKFLDEMAHLKSSGGINEVYGRKQGRKAGFYSSTEWWEGKSELSKKLLLQQLLEIDIGSQGIPPSFVSSCNAYKRRKEKIIAAKKRIQRIMLPSNAPIGDVNIEKKRKRKGTNGIEWEDIIIETLLLHGVKEEEIEKGHYNALLDLHVFNC, from the coding sequence ATGTCCGGCTCTTGTAAGAATTGCCACAGCAGGTCCCTCTTCCGAGACGATGTTTCCGGCAACCTGATTTGCTCCTCCTGCGGTATTGTTCAGGAATTTGACAATTATGAGGCTCAGCTTTCCGGTATCAATGGTCCACTGGGCACATTCGTCCGAGTTGGAACATCAGGTTCGGGCAGCGTTTTGAATTATAAGGACAAGAAAATATTTGAGGCTCAAAAAATTATTGAAGATATTACGTTTAGGTTAGGATTTTCTGCTTCCAAATCCAATGATGTTAGGATTTTAGTATCGACGATTACAGAGGGTGAGTATGGATTAGGTGATTGGTTCCCAATTCTCGTTGGTGCTTGTGCGTACGTTTCTATGCGTAAGGATAATCGACCATTACCAATGTCGGAGGTTGCATCGGCCGTCGAATGTGATCTTCATGAACTTGGCAGAATGGTTATCAGAGTTGTTGATTTTTTGGATTTGAAAGGCCCTGAGTTTCCAGTGTTTGATATTGTCGGGTCATTGGAGCGGGCCACCAGGAATTCACCGTCTTTCTCAAGAGTAGATGCAGATATTCTTGAGAGAATTGTTAAGCAAGGAATCTTTTTGTTACAGTGTGCTATGAAATGGTTTCTGACGACTGGGCGGCAACCACTACCGATGGTGGCTGCCGTGTTGGTTCTGGTGTCGAAATTGAACGAGGTTGATGTTAGTATTGACAATGTAGCAATGGAGGTTCATGCCAAGGTTTCAACATGTAAGAAGAGATACAGAGAACTTCTGGAGGCACTTGTGAAAGTTGGCAAAAAGTTGCCTTGGGGAAAAGATATCACAACAAAGAATATTGTAAAGAATGCTCCTTTTGTGATTCAATATATGGAATTGAAATCAATGTCAAATGCcagtggtaaggggaaggattTGGAGAATGTGGGGGTTGATTTGCAGTCTGCAGTGAGTGAGTGTTTAAGAAAAGAGCTAGAGTATGAGAGTGAGGTTAACAATTTAGAAGATGATTCTCAGTATTTTGAGTTACAAGGCAGTAGTTGGCGTGATGAATCGAGTTGTGATAATGGGAACAGGCTCAATATTTCTCATGAATGTTTATCCTTGATCTACCATAAATTCTTAGATGAAATGGCTCATCTCAAGTCATCAGGCGGGATTAACGAGGTCTATGGAAGAAAACAGGGAAGAAAAGCTGGTTTTTACTCGAGTACGGAGTGGTGGGAGGGGAAATCAGAATTAAGCAAAAAGCTTCTCTTGCAGCAATTATTGGAGATTGATATAGGGTCGCAGGGTATCCCACCATCGTTTGTTTCTAGTTGCAATGCATACAAAAGGAGGAAGGAGAAAATAATTGCTGCTAAGAAGAGAATCCAGAGGATTATGCTTCCTTCAAATGCTCCAATAGGTGATGTAAATattgagaagaaaagaaagcgTAAGGGAACTAATGGTATAGAATGGGAAGATATAATAATCGAAACCCTTCTTCTTCATGGCGTGAAGGAGGAGGAAATTGAGAAAGGCCATTACAATGCTTTGTTGGACTTGCATGTCTTCAATTGTTGA
- the LOC120083562 gene encoding heavy metal-associated isoprenylated plant protein 28-like isoform X2: MTVTEMRVHMDCPGCEKQIRKALENLEGVDDVIIDLSTQKVTVMGWAKQKKILKAVRRNGRTAELWPYPYNPQYHGFLHHYQHYLNSPQHHHQPQPQPQPQPQAKPIITYNSLSSSSSSHKHKMSPIHEYAGSYNYSGGGAEYGYYQEPPFTTIDEEASAMFSDENPHSCAVM, translated from the exons ATGACG GTGACAGAGATGAGAGTTCACATGGACTGTCCCGGGTGTgaaaaacaaataagaaaagCCCTGGAAAATCTAGAAG GTGTGGATGATGTGATAATAGATTTGAGCACACAGAAGGTGACTGTGATGGGATGGGCAAAGCAAAAGAAGATTCTGAAGGCAGTGCGGCGGAATGGGCGGACGGCGGAACTGTGGCCATACCCTTACAACCCCCAATACCATGGCTTCCTCCACCACTACCAGCATTACCTCAACTCTCCTCAGCATCACCATCAGCCGCAGCCGCAGCCGCAGCCTCAGCCTCAAGCTAAACCAATCATCACCTACAATTCActgtcatcttcttcttcctcgcaCAAGCACAAGATGAGTCCGATACATGAGTATGCCGGTAGCTACAACTACAGCGGCGGTGGTGCTGAATATGGCTATTATCAAGAGCCACCCTTTACAACGATTGATGAAGAAGCTAGTGCCATGTTTAGTGATGAGAACCCACATTCTTGTGCTGTCATGTGA